CCGCATCGGATCCAACACCAAAACCTTCGTAGCAGTAGTGATCCTGCAACTCGTCCAAGAAGGCAAAATCACCCTCGACGAACCCATCGAAACCTACCTCCCAGGCCTACTCCACGGCGAAGGCATCGACGGCTCGAAAATCACCGTCCGCCAACTCCTGCAACACACCAGCGGCCTCCCCGAATACACCGACACTGTTCCTGGCGAGACCGACATCTTCCAGATCAGAGACAACTACTACTCAACCCGCGACCTACTCGATGTCGCTCTGAGCCATCCCGCACTATTCGAGCCTGGTAGCCAGTTCAAGTACACCAACACCAACTATCTTGTGTTGTCGCTGCTGGCCGAGAAGGTCACCCACCGGCCCCTGGCCGAGCAGATCACCCAGCGGATTGTTGAGCCATTGGGGCTTTCACACACCTACTACCCGGGCCCCGGAGAGGAAGACATCCGAGGCACACACCCCCACGGCTACCACCGCAACACCCCAACTGAGGACTGGAAGGACATCACCCGCATGGATCCGTCGTGGGGCGGCGGCGCGGGAGCCATGATCTCCACCCCCAGCGAGCTGAACAAGTTCTTCCAGGCCACCTTCGACGGCACCCTCCTGAGCCAAGACTCCATCGCCGAGATGAAGAAAACCGTCGACACCGGAGGCACGCACGGGAATGGCTACGGTCTGGGTCTCATCAACTACCCACTCAGCTGCGGAGGCACCGCTTGGGGGCATGGCGGCACCATTCACGGCTACCAGACCTACGACGCTGTCGGCCCCGATGGGGCCGCTGTCACCATCG
The sequence above is drawn from the Arachnia rubra genome and encodes:
- a CDS encoding serine hydrolase domain-containing protein; this translates as MRNTTSKSTSSTAPATKHISRHKPRGSFLLRSLALPVAAVMGAGAFMLHSPNAAIAAPPEPTESASTSASASASPSASPSPSASETGASAESAEKARITATAQGLVDAGFPAALAAVTKADGSTVGVAVGKGNLETGEAPPLDGEVRIGSNTKTFVAVVILQLVQEGKITLDEPIETYLPGLLHGEGIDGSKITVRQLLQHTSGLPEYTDTVPGETDIFQIRDNYYSTRDLLDVALSHPALFEPGSQFKYTNTNYLVLSLLAEKVTHRPLAEQITQRIVEPLGLSHTYYPGPGEEDIRGTHPHGYHRNTPTEDWKDITRMDPSWGGGAGAMISTPSELNKFFQATFDGTLLSQDSIAEMKKTVDTGGTHGNGYGLGLINYPLSCGGTAWGHGGTIHGYQTYDAVGPDGAAVTIAVTALPQTFVADLHDTAASQEKNQLGLKAVDSLLCNR